The DNA window GTGCCGCCGGTCTGGGTCCAGGAGTAGGTCAGGCTGTCGCCGTTGGGGTCGGAGCTTGCGCTGCCGTCAAGGGTCACGCTTGCGCCGGCGGCAACGTTCTGGTCAGGGCCGGCGTTGGCCACGGGCGGTTTCGGCGTGCTGATCACGGTCACAGCCACGGTGTCCTCGGCCGTGTAGCCGTGGGTAGTGGTCACGGTGAGCCTGAAGGTCAGGATCTCATTCAGGGAAACTTCGGGGGCCTCGAACACGGCAAGTTCGGTGTCCGCTCCATTGAGCGTGACGCTGGGTGAGCCGCCTGTCTGGGTCCATTGCCAGGAGGTGATCGCTCCATCCTCTCCCGGCGTGGAGGTGGCTCCGTCCAGAAGCACGTCGTCCCACCTGTGCACGGACCGGTCAGCGCCGGCGTCCGCGACCGGCAGCTGGAACTCGAAGGCTCCCGCGTCGCACCCTCCACCCTGGGGCCGGTCCTTGCCGCGGGCGTCCGTCGTGATCGTAGTGCTTACAAACCCGGAGCAATCCATGGCGCCGTCCAGGGCTTGGCTGTCGTGCGCGGGCAGGTAGCCCACGGTAGCCTCGTCCTCCAGCACCGCCCGCAACCTGGGATCCGAGGGCGTGCTACCCCCGGCGTGGGGGGCAACGTTGCCCCCGAAGATTTCCATGACAGCGCCGCTGTCGTCATAATCATAGGGGGCATCCGCGGCCGTGTTGCCGGACAGGATGGAGTTCTTGAAGAAGATCGGCCCTTCGCTGAAGACGATGCCGCCGACTTTGTCCGCGGCGCTGTTTCCGGTAATCGTGCAGAAGTCCGCATAGGTCCTTCCATGTGCATATATGGCGCCTGCATTGGAAAAGCCGCTTTCGCCTTCAGTCCCGGCGCTGTTATCGGTCAGCGTGCAGTTGATGAGTTCTAAGTGTGCGGTTGGTGTTCCATATGAAGTCGGTGGGGTGCCTTTGAAGTAAATCCCGCCGCCATACCTGCCAGCCGAGCACCCGCGGATGAGGCTGTCACGTATCTGCAAACCGCCTTCATCAATTTTAGCTATACCTCCACCTCCAGTGTCACCTGGCGGGACATGACAATCAACAATCGTGCTTCGTATGATGCTGGCAGTAGTATTTGCCGTACCACGAAAAATCCCGCCACCATATACATTGGCTCGGCATCCAATCACTGTGCAATCTTCCATCAGGCCAAAGCCGAAGATGCCTCCTCCACAGCCTCCATAGGCTCCATAGCTGGCGGGGCCTTCCGCCACGCCGTTACGCACTGTGGTGCGCCTCAAGGTCAAATTCCAGCCACCTATAATACAGCCACCAGCCGCAGCCGTGCCGTTCTCCACAATGCAATCCTCCAGCGTGAGATAGTCACCGCTGAAGCGTATGCAGCCGCCGTATAAAGAACCGAGCGCGGGATCAGTCGGAGCGCGGCCATTCCTCACCGTCAACCCGCGAATGGTTATCTCGCCTGCGAGGACTTCGAAACAGCGCACGAGGTTGCGGCCATCGATGGCCAGCACGTCCGCACCAGGTCCGATGATGGTCAGCTTACGCTTGATGGTGCCTGGACTCGGCATATTGATGACCAGGGGACTCCAGAGCAGGATGGTCCCGCTCAGGTGCGTCAGATCGATAACATCAACATCAAGCACACCCTCATTGGCTATGTTGATGATATAACGCAGGGTATTCGGCTTATTTTCATCGCCTAAGTCCGAGACCGTCCACGTTTCTTCGGCCATGCCTGGGCACGGGCAGACCATGAGCACAAGCAGAAGCAGGGACATGAAGCAGCGCAGCACGATTTTCCCCCGCGGTACCGGTTCAGCGTGAAGATGGCGCAGGTCTATAGTCTGCGCCGATATCTGGCTTGATCAAAAGAACGCGCTACCCTATTCATGACGCAATAGTCTGTAAAGCTGTATTTACAATATGTTGCAATGTATAACGCATCGGCGTGGCAGCTGTTCATGTCTCCCAGGCCGTG is part of the Desulfocurvibacter africanus subsp. africanus DSM 2603 genome and encodes:
- a CDS encoding PKD domain-containing protein, whose protein sequence is MLRCFMSLLLLVLMVCPCPGMAEETWTVSDLGDENKPNTLRYIINIANEGVLDVDVIDLTHLSGTILLWSPLVINMPSPGTIKRKLTIIGPGADVLAIDGRNLVRCFEVLAGEITIRGLTVRNGRAPTDPALGSLYGGCIRFSGDYLTLEDCIVENGTAAAGGCIIGGWNLTLRRTTVRNGVAEGPASYGAYGGCGGGIFGFGLMEDCTVIGCRANVYGGGIFRGTANTTASIIRSTIVDCHVPPGDTGGGGIAKIDEGGLQIRDSLIRGCSAGRYGGGIYFKGTPPTSYGTPTAHLELINCTLTDNSAGTEGESGFSNAGAIYAHGRTYADFCTITGNSAADKVGGIVFSEGPIFFKNSILSGNTAADAPYDYDDSGAVMEIFGGNVAPHAGGSTPSDPRLRAVLEDEATVGYLPAHDSQALDGAMDCSGFVSTTITTDARGKDRPQGGGCDAGAFEFQLPVADAGADRSVHRWDDVLLDGATSTPGEDGAITSWQWTQTGGSPSVTLNGADTELAVFEAPEVSLNEILTFRLTVTTTHGYTAEDTVAVTVISTPKPPVANAGPDQNVAAGASVTLDGSASSDPNGDSLTYSWTQTGGT